One region of Streptomyces sp. NBC_00442 genomic DNA includes:
- a CDS encoding YdcF family protein yields the protein MFAYALAALFLLLFVIGVLRDRRRFSNAVYLGLAIVFLTLALLVLVDDTTGPAHPVLKWATIALLLVPVAGACALPFLLLSNGMKMIRREGRSPANLLSFLAGLGILGLVALLIAAVVSGSRTLAIAGVTLTLIVGYVSFLFFCFIGYAFLYGRLQPRKNLDYVVVLGCGLTGGDRVPPLLASRLDRGRRIYEGQRDRGKRPLLLVSGGRGSDEKLPEAHAMAAYLTSRGVPAGDILLEDRSATTEENLRYSAELMAAGAPDYTCVIVTNNFHAFRAALTARATGVDGQVVGSPTAAYFWPSATLREFAAIFLAHKGVNLTVCGVLAAMGAGAWLLS from the coding sequence GTGTTCGCCTATGCCCTCGCGGCTCTGTTCCTCCTCCTGTTCGTCATCGGCGTCCTGCGGGACCGCCGCCGCTTCAGCAACGCCGTCTACCTCGGCCTCGCCATCGTCTTTCTGACCCTCGCCCTGCTCGTCCTGGTCGACGACACGACCGGCCCCGCGCACCCGGTCCTGAAATGGGCCACGATCGCGCTCCTCCTCGTGCCGGTGGCAGGCGCGTGCGCGCTGCCGTTCCTGCTGCTCTCCAACGGCATGAAGATGATCCGCAGGGAGGGCCGCAGCCCGGCCAACCTGCTGTCCTTCCTGGCCGGCCTCGGCATCCTCGGCCTCGTCGCCCTTCTCATCGCCGCCGTGGTGAGCGGCTCCCGCACCCTGGCGATCGCCGGCGTCACCCTGACGCTGATCGTCGGCTACGTGTCGTTCCTGTTCTTCTGCTTCATCGGGTACGCCTTCCTCTACGGGCGCCTCCAGCCGCGCAAGAACCTCGACTACGTGGTCGTCCTCGGCTGCGGACTCACCGGCGGCGACCGGGTGCCGCCGCTCCTGGCCAGCCGTCTCGACCGCGGACGGCGGATCTACGAGGGTCAACGCGACCGGGGCAAACGCCCGTTGCTCCTCGTCTCGGGCGGCCGGGGCTCCGACGAGAAGCTGCCCGAGGCGCATGCCATGGCCGCGTACCTGACCTCGCGCGGCGTTCCGGCCGGGGACATCCTGCTGGAGGACCGCTCCGCCACGACGGAGGAGAACCTGCGCTACAGCGCGGAGCTGATGGCCGCCGGTGCGCCCGACTACACGTGTGTGATCGTGACCAACAACTTCCACGCCTTCCGGGCGGCACTGACGGCGCGCGCCACCGGCGTCGACGGGCAGGTGGTGGGGTCGCCCACGGCGGCGTACTTCTGGCCCAGTGCGACGCTCCGCGAGTTCGCGGCGATCTTCCTCGCGCACAAGGGCGTCAACCTGACGGTCTGCGGCGTCCTGGCCGCCATGGGAGCCGGAGCCTGGCTGCTGAGCTGA